TCTCCGAGCAGCATTCAACCAGGTGGAGCATCTGACCGAGGTTCTTGACGACCCCAGCTACGAGCAGAAGGCGAAACTCCTCGCCCCCGGCCAGCTTGAGATTCTCTGCAACGAGTTCCTCCGGGAGAGGCACGACGACTACCTACAGCACCTTCCTGTTGGGCGGTCACTGTCGGACGTGGATATCATCTCCCGCCAGGAACCGAATGGGAAACGTGTTCTCGCTCAGGTCACGCACGCAGACAAGACTGACAAACTGACCGAGAAGGCACGGGACCTCATCGAGTACGAACGAAGGAGCACTGCCTCGGAGACTCATGTGATGTTCTTCGGCCCCAAAGGGAAAGAGTCGGATCTACCCGACGACGTCGTCGAAGATATCGATGAGTACGTTGAGAATTGCCACGTCTTCGAGACGATGGAGAACGAACGACCGGAACTCATCGAGGAGATGTTGACGGTTCCACCAGCGCGAGAGACTCCCGAGCCTTAGAACTATCATCCAGCAAAACAGTGGTCTGCAGTATGTACGAGTGGGATTGTCCGTATTGCGAGTTCACACGGCAGAATGCAGTCGCAGATCCACTGAAGGACACAGCGAAGAACCACCTGAAGTGGAATCACCTCGACGACATTGAAGGTGAGTTTTGAGGCGGATACAACGGCGACTGTAGGAGCGGCTGTGGTTACACCTTCCCGTACGACGAGGACGAGAACCCTGGATTAGAGTGCCCGAACTGCGGCGAAGACCACACGAATTGGTACACAGGGATATTGGTGTACCTCGATACTGTGAACGCCTGAAGCTGGTGTTGGACTAGTGAGCGAGGTTGTGGCTGCGCGCGCAGCGAAGCGAGCACGGAGCGGAGGGTGGGGAGGTGGGGCCTGGGTCGGTCCGGTACGTAGCAAAAAAGAAGGGTACGACGACCGGCTACTCCCACCACCGACCGCGCTCAGGGAAATGCACGGTGCTCCACCCGGTGAGCGCTATGGAAACGCGCCCGTTGTACCAGTTCTTCGCAGCCCCGTGAATGCGAACTCGTTCACCTTCTTCGATCCAGGGTTGGTCACTTGCGACCCACGACGTCAGCTTCGTTCGCCCACTTTTGTCTTCGATGAGCCCTACTTGGGAAATAGTTGAACTCGACGGCTCCCACAACTGCGTCACAGTCCCCTCGATGCTCACTTCTTTCCGATTGACGTCCTCGAGCATCCCGATGGGAACCACCTGTCCCGGCGCCGTCTGCAACTCCTCGAACACTCCGACGACTGCACTCATCAGGTCTTTCCCACCGACAACGGCTTCACCTAGTCGCCGACCAATCGCTGCTCGCGACCAGCCATCCAGCTTCTCGGCCAGCCGCATTGACTGCTTGTTCACCACAGCCAACTGCTCCTGAGTCAGCTCTGCACGAGGATCGTCTCGCTCTGGGTCCGCCCACGGGTTCACGCTCGCCGCCCGTTTGTGGAACTCAACACGTCGCTCAGCACTCCGCTTTGCCGCGATGTCTCGCGTCCGCTTCTCCCGACCTTCTTGCGTCCCCATCTCCGCCCTGGCACTGATGCGCTCCAGCTCCGCCTCTCGCGCCCGAATGCGCTCTTCCTGAGCCAGGGTCGCACCATAGATCCGTTCTTCACTGGTGTTGACCATCCCGTCTGGGTGGTTCGCATCGACTTTCGCCTGCACTTCCATCTGCACCGTTGCCTGGAACTCCGGCGTCTCATCGACTACCTCGAAGCCATCCTCGTCGACCACCGCTTCGTCCGCTTTTTCGAATGCCTGTTCATCGACCGAAACTACTTCACTGGTAACGTTCTTACTTGACATTGCAGTCAAACTCCGAAGGCGCTCACTCGGCGTCTTCTTCTGACACCACGACTCTCCAGCCATGACTGTCCACAACGACCAACTCAACCATCGCGCGCTCTCGCTCGCGCCTTCGTGAGCGCCCTTGGGGCGCGAGCGAGAGCGCCTCAGGGAGGTCATCTAACCAGAACCGCGCGCCGACCCGCCCGGAGCGAGCGGCCAGCTTTAAGCCGTTTCTCGCGTCCGGCCCGGACTGCGGGTCCGTGTCCAGCGCGACGGTCGTGAGCACGGCGAGTCGTGGCATGACTCGCCGCGTGGAGCGGCCCAAAGTGCTGGAACGCGAAAGCCCGCGAGGGGCGCAACCGAAAACGCGCTTAATGCTGGCGTCGAGACCAGATTCATTTCAGCCCGGAACGGCGAGCTTGCTCGCCGCATGCCCGGAATGGTCGGTCGCGAGTGATGCGGAGGGCGGAAGCGGCGAGCGGGGCGTGCCGTAACAAAGAACCTGTTCAACCGGGTTCGACGCTCAGTGACACAGCCAACATACTGGTGGACTCAGAAAGGGCGAGGTCGTCTCGGTCGTCCCCCGACCCCGCAAGCACCACAGGCACGAGGAGCGCAGCGTGGGTCGCGGGATGCCGAGCGGCCGAGGGCTTTCTATCCGTTCTCGGCCACCGCTAACCGTCTCGACGGAAGCATTATCCTGCACCGTTACGAACGATATGGTATGCACCACACACCGCCGGTGCAACAGGTGAACGTGCGGACGATGAGCGCTTGCTCTGTTCTTTCGTAGTTGGTAGCGGCGCCGGCGGGTGTATCGCCTTCTCATCGAGCAGCGACGCCGCTTTCACCGATACAAATGCAAACCACCGAGTACGAACTTCGCGATCGAATCGACCAGCTCACAAACTACTGCGGTGAGGGAACCGAACTCATCACCGTGGCCGTCCCGCCAGACAAATCACTCCATGCGGTCCGTGAGCGCATCGACCGCGAATATGCACAGGCTGCGAACATCAAATCCGATAAGACACGAACCCACGTCCAGGATGCTCTTGGACGCATCCGACGCCTCCTGCAAGCGTACGAAGAGACGCCACCAAGCGGCCTCGTCATCTACGCTGGTGTCGTTGACGGTGAGCTGCACGACGCCGTCTTCGACGATCTCGACGTTCCCGTCGACGCCTCGTTGTACCGCTGTGCGGCTGAATTCGAGACAACCCCCGTCGAGCAGGCGCTCTCCCCGTCAGAGGTGTACGGCCTGGTCGTCCTCGAACGGGGCCGTGCCGCTCTCGGCCGCCTCGCCGGCGACCACATCGTTTCCATCCGGACGTTCGAGAGTCAGGTGATGGGAAAA
This region of Natrialbaceae archaeon AArc-T1-2 genomic DNA includes:
- a CDS encoding DNA-binding protein, whose protein sequence is MSSKNVTSEVVSVDEQAFEKADEAVVDEDGFEVVDETPEFQATVQMEVQAKVDANHPDGMVNTSEERIYGATLAQEERIRAREAELERISARAEMGTQEGREKRTRDIAAKRSAERRVEFHKRAASVNPWADPERDDPRAELTQEQLAVVNKQSMRLAEKLDGWSRAAIGRRLGEAVVGGKDLMSAVVGVFEELQTAPGQVVPIGMLEDVNRKEVSIEGTVTQLWEPSSSTISQVGLIEDKSGRTKLTSWVASDQPWIEEGERVRIHGAAKNWYNGRVSIALTGWSTVHFPERGRWWE